The Siniperca chuatsi isolate FFG_IHB_CAS linkage group LG2, ASM2008510v1, whole genome shotgun sequence genome window below encodes:
- the LOC122884506 gene encoding SUZ domain-containing protein 1-like, whose amino-acid sequence MEDEEVAESWEEAADSGEIERRLEAKLKINQETKKSSLGSVGSPVKTAIVIQDDSLPAAPPPQIRILKRPSNNGTTGNPASSARPSQQMKSLAQREAEYAEARRRILGSASSDDTPQDNPCQDRPARMSVQQTSEPVRPNNHVIRQPAGPDGTSGFRLCR is encoded by the exons ATGGAGGATGAAGAGGTTGCAGAGAGCTGGGAAGAGGCAGCGGACAGCGGG GAAATCGAGAGAAGGCTTGAGgctaaactgaaaataaaccaGGAGACAAA GAAGTCTAGCTTGGGTTCGGTTGGCTCACCTGTTAAAACTGCTATCGTAATCCAGGACGACTCTCTGCCTGCAGCGCCCCCACCACAAATACGAATTTTGAAACGTCCTTCAAATAACGGTACCACAGGAAATCCTGCATCCTCGGCTCGCCCCTCTCAGCAGATGAAGTCTTTGGCCCAGCGGGAGGCAGAGTATGCAGAAGCCCGACGAAGGATTTTGGGTAGTGCTTCTTCAGATGATACTCCTCAGGACAATCCATGTCAGGACAG GCCAGCTCGTATGAGCGTGCAGCAAACATCAGAACCAGTTCGTCCAAACAATCATGTGATCCGCCAACCCGCGGGCCCAGATGGCACCTCAGGCTTCCGACTCTGCAGATAA
- the necap2 gene encoding adaptin ear-binding coat-associated protein 2 isoform X1, producing the protein MAEDNSYESILCVKPEVHVYRIPPRASNRGYRAADWKLDEPAWSGRMKITAKDKIAYIKLEDRNTGELFAQAPVEQYPGCVVEAVTDSSRYFVIRIEDGNGRHAFIGLGFADRGDSFDFNVALQDHFKWVKQEGELAKQEASDSVAPKLDLSFKEGQTIKISIGNIKKKEAGGAKARPMGGGLLPPPPGAKAGGVISPPVAQPTVSAMPTNTASVFDFGSLVPAAQPNSDVWGDFTSAGSNSSKDAVKSGWVQFS; encoded by the exons ATGGCAGAAGACAACAGTTATGAGTCAATACTCTGCGTAAAGCCTGAGGTTCATGTGTACCGGATCCCGCCGCGGGCTTCTAACCGTGGATATCG CGCTGCAGACTGGAAGCTGGATGAACCTGCATGGAGTGGTAGGATGAAAATCACTGCTAAAGACAAGATAGCCTACATTAAGTTAGAGGACAGaaacacag GAGAGTTGTTTGCCCAAGCTCCAGTCGAACAGTATCCAGGGTGTGTAGTTGAAGCAGTCACAGACTCCAGCAGGTATTTTGTGATCCGGATAGAGGATGGAAATG GACGTCATGCTTTTATCGGTCTGGGTTTTGCTGATCGTGGAGACTCATTTGACTTCAACGTAGCTTTACAAGACCATTTTAA gtGGGTGAAGCAAGAAGGTGAGCTCGCCAAACAGGAAGCTTCTGATAGCGTAGCACCTAAGCTGGACCTCAGCTTCAAAGAGGGGCAGACTATCAAGATCAGCATTGGG aacatcaagaagaaggaagCAGGTGGTGCCAAAGCACGGCCCATGGGTGGGGGTCTGCTCCCACCTCCACCAGGTGCAAAGGCTGGAGGTGTCATATCGCCTCCTGTGGCCCAGCCGACAGTCTCAGCTATGCCGACTAATACTG CCTCTGTTTTTGACTTTGGGTCCCTCGTCCCTGCAGCCCAACCCAACTCTGACGTGTGGGGAGATTTCACATCTGCAGGGTCCAA CTCCAGTAAAGATGCTGTCAAATCAGGATGGGTGCAGTTTAGTTGA
- the necap2 gene encoding adaptin ear-binding coat-associated protein 2 isoform X2: MKITAKDKIAYIKLEDRNTGELFAQAPVEQYPGCVVEAVTDSSRYFVIRIEDGNGRHAFIGLGFADRGDSFDFNVALQDHFKWVKQEGELAKQEASDSVAPKLDLSFKEGQTIKISIGNIKKKEAGGAKARPMGGGLLPPPPGAKAGGVISPPVAQPTVSAMPTNTASVFDFGSLVPAAQPNSDVWGDFTSAGSNSSKDAVKSGWVQFS, from the exons ATGAAAATCACTGCTAAAGACAAGATAGCCTACATTAAGTTAGAGGACAGaaacacag GAGAGTTGTTTGCCCAAGCTCCAGTCGAACAGTATCCAGGGTGTGTAGTTGAAGCAGTCACAGACTCCAGCAGGTATTTTGTGATCCGGATAGAGGATGGAAATG GACGTCATGCTTTTATCGGTCTGGGTTTTGCTGATCGTGGAGACTCATTTGACTTCAACGTAGCTTTACAAGACCATTTTAA gtGGGTGAAGCAAGAAGGTGAGCTCGCCAAACAGGAAGCTTCTGATAGCGTAGCACCTAAGCTGGACCTCAGCTTCAAAGAGGGGCAGACTATCAAGATCAGCATTGGG aacatcaagaagaaggaagCAGGTGGTGCCAAAGCACGGCCCATGGGTGGGGGTCTGCTCCCACCTCCACCAGGTGCAAAGGCTGGAGGTGTCATATCGCCTCCTGTGGCCCAGCCGACAGTCTCAGCTATGCCGACTAATACTG CCTCTGTTTTTGACTTTGGGTCCCTCGTCCCTGCAGCCCAACCCAACTCTGACGTGTGGGGAGATTTCACATCTGCAGGGTCCAA CTCCAGTAAAGATGCTGTCAAATCAGGATGGGTGCAGTTTAGTTGA